From a region of the Marmota flaviventris isolate mMarFla1 chromosome 13, mMarFla1.hap1, whole genome shotgun sequence genome:
- the Pigo gene encoding GPI ethanolamine phosphate transferase 3 isoform X2: MGDDTWKDLFPGAFSKAFFFSSFNVRDLHTVDNGILEHLYPTMDSGEWDVLIAHFLGVDHCGHKHGPHHPEMAKKLSQMDQVIQGLVDRLENDTLLVVAGDHGMTMNGDHGGDSELEVSAALFLYSPTALFPSTPPEEPEVIPQVSLVPTLALLLGLPIPFGNIGEVIAELFSAGKDSQPHLSALAQASALHLNAQQVSRFLHTYSAATQDLQVKELHQLQNLFSKASADYQWLLQNSQGAEAALQTVIAELQQFLRGARAICIASWARFSLVRMAGGAALLAAACFLCLLASQWATSPSFHFRPLLLIPGAWGLGGAILYAGLLATTGLKLDPVVLGTMAATSSLLPFLWKAWAGWGSKRPIATLLPIPGPVLLLLLIRLAAFFSDSFVVAEARATPFLLGSLILLLVAQLHWEGQLLPPKLLTIPRLGSSSPTGPPRHSGAYALKLGVGLLLCTRLAGLFHRCPEETPACHSSPWLSPLASMVGGRAKNLWYGACVGALVTLLVAVRLWLGRYGNLKSPEPPVLFVRWGLPVMALGTAAYWALASGADEAPPRLRALVAGASVVLPRAVVALAASGLMLLLWRPVTVLVKAGASAPRTRIVLTPFSGPPTSQADLDYVVPQIYRHMQEEFRGRLERTKSQGPLTVAAYQLGSIYSAAMVTALTFLAFPLLLLHAERISLVFLLLFLQSFLLLHLLAAGIPITTPGPFTVPWQAVSAWALMATQTFYSTGHQPVFPAIHWHAAFVGFPEGHGSSTWLPALLVGANTFASHLLFSVGCPLLLLWPFLCESQGPRKRRQPPGSEAEARVRPEEEVEEPLMEMRLRDAPHHFNAALLQLGLKYLFVLGVQILACTLAASILRRHLMVWKVFAPKFIFEAIGFIVSSVGLLLGIALVMRVDGAVSSWFRKLVLAQQR, from the exons ATGGGAGATGATACCTGGAAAGATCTTTTCCCTGGAGCTTTTTCAAaagctttcttcttctcttccttcaatGTCAGAGACCTACACACAGTGGACAATGGCATCTTGGAACACCTGTATCCCACCA TGGACAGTGGTGAATGGGACGTGCTGATTGCTCACTTCCTGGGTGTGGATCATTGTGGCCACAAGCATGGCCCTCACCACCCTGAAATGGCCAAGAAACTTAGCCAGATGGACCAGGTGATCCA GGGACTTGTGGACCGTTTGGAGAATGACACATTGCTGGTGGTGGCTGGGGACCACGGGATGACCATGAATGGAGACCATGGAGGGGACAGTGAGCTGGAAGTCTCAGCTGCACTCTTTCTATACAGTCCCACAGCCCTGTTTCCCAGCACCCCACCAGAG GAGCCAGAAGTGATTCCTCAAGTCAGCCTTGTGCCCACACTGGCCCTGCTACTAGGCCTGCCCATACCATTTGGAAACATTGGGGAGGTGATAGCTGAGCTGTTCTCAGCGGGCAAGGACTCCCAGCCCCACCTCTCTGCTCTAGCCCAAGCCTCAGCTCTCCATCTCAATGCCCAGCAG GTATCCCGATTTCTTCACACCTACTCAGCTGCTACTCAGGACCTCCAAGTTAAGGAGCTTCATCAGCTACAGAATCTCTTCTCCAAGGCCTCTGCTGACTACCAGTGGCTTCTTCAGAACTCCCAAGGGGCTGAGGCTGCATTGCAGACTGTGATTGCTGAGCTGCAGCAGTTCCTGCGGGGAGCTCGGGCTATATGCATTGCGTCTTGGGCCCGTTTCTCTCTGGTCCGCATGGCAGGGGGTGCTGCTCTCTTGGCTGCTGCCTGCTTTCTCTGTCTGCTCGCATCCCAGTGGGCAACATCCCCAAGCTTCCACTTTCGCCCTCTGCTGCTTAtacctggggcctggggcctgggtggaGCCATACTATATGCAGGACTCCTGGCAACTACTGGGCTGAAGCTGGATCCAGTGGTTCTAGGGACCATGGCTGCAACAAGCTCACTTCTCCCTTTTTTGTGGAAAGCTTGGGCTGGCTGGGGGTCTAAGAGGCCCATAGCAACTCTGCTTCCCATCCCTGGGCCTGTCCTTTTACTCCTGCTCATTCGCTTGGCTGCCTTCTTCTCTGATAGTTTTGTTGTAGCTGAGGCCAGGGCTACCCCCTTCCTTTTGGGCTCACTCATTTTGCTCCTGGTTGCCCAGCTTCACTGGGAGGGTCAGCTGCTGCCGCCTAAACTGCTCACAATACCCCGCCTTGGCTCTTCTTCCCCAACAGGCCCCCCacggcacagtggtgcatatgCCCTGAAGCTTGGAGTTGGGTTGCTTTTATGTACAAGGCTAGCTGGGCTTTTTCATCGCTGCCCTGAAGAGACACCTGCTTGCCACTCCTCTCCCTGGCTGAGTCCTCTGGCATCCATGGTGGGAGGTCGAGCCAAAAATTTGTGGTACGGAGCTTGTGTTGGGGCACTGGTGACCCTATTAGTTGCTGTGCGACTATGGCTTGGCCGCTATGGTAATCTCAAGAGCCCTGAGCCCCCTGTGCTCTTTGTGCGCTGGGGGCTGCCTGTAATGGCACTGGGCACTGCTGCCTACTGGGCATTGGCATCGGGGGCCGATGAAGCACCCCCGCGTCTCCGAGCCCTGGTTGCTGGGGCATCAGTTGTGCTTCCTCGGGCAGTGGTGGCGCTGGCTGCTTCAGGACTCATGCTGCTTCTCTGGAGGCCTGTGACAGTGCTGGTAAAGGCTGGGGCAAGTGCCCCAAGGACCAGGATTGTCCTCACTCCCTTCTCGGGGCCCCCTACTTCTCAAGCTGACTTGGATTATGTGGTCCCTCAAATTTACCGACACATGCAGGAGGAGTTCCGGGGCCGGCTAGAGAGGACCAAATCTCAGGGTCCCTTGACTGTGGCTGCCTATCAGTTGGGGAGCATCTACTCAGCTGCTATGGTCACGGCCCTCACCTTTTTGGCCTTTCCACTTCTGCTATTGCATGCAGAGCGCATCAGCCTTGTGTTCCTGCTTCTGTTTCTGCAGAGCTTCCTTCTCCTGCATCTGCTTGCTGCTGGGATACCCATCACCACCCCTG GTCCTTTTACTGTGCCATGGCAGGCAGTGTCAGCATGGGCCCTCATGGCCACACAGACCTTCTACTCTACAGGCCACCAGCCTGTCTTTCCAGCCATCCATTGGCATGCAGCTTTTGTGGGATTCCCAGAAGGTCATGGCTCCTCTACTTGGCTTCCTGCTTTGCTAGTAGGAGCCAACACCTTTGCCTCCCACCTCCTCTTTTCAG TAGGTTGCCCACTACTTCTGTTGTGGCCTTTCCTATGTGAGAGTCAAGGGCCAAGGAAGAGGCGGCAACCCCCAGGGAGTGAAGCTGAGGCCAGAGTCAGGcctgaggaggaggtggaggagccaCTGATGGAGATGAGGCTCCGGGATGCACCTCACCACTTCAATGCAGCACTTCTGCAGCTGGGCCTCAAGTACCTCTTTGTCCTTGGTGTCCAG ATTCTGGCTTGTACCTTGGCTGCCTCCATCCTCCGCAGGCATCTCATGGTCTGGAAGGTGTTTGCCCCCAA GTTCATTTTTGAGGCCATAGGCTTCATCGTGAGCAGCGTGGGACTTCTCCTGGGCATAGCATTGGTGATGCGAGTGGATGGTGCTGTGAGCTCCTGGTTCAGAAAACTAGTTCTGGCTCAGCAGAGGTAG
- the Pigo gene encoding GPI ethanolamine phosphate transferase 3 isoform X3 — MDSGEWDVLIAHFLGVDHCGHKHGPHHPEMAKKLSQMDQVIQGLVDRLENDTLLVVAGDHGMTMNGDHGGDSELEVSAALFLYSPTALFPSTPPEEPEVIPQVSLVPTLALLLGLPIPFGNIGEVIAELFSAGKDSQPHLSALAQASALHLNAQQVSRFLHTYSAATQDLQVKELHQLQNLFSKASADYQWLLQNSQGAEAALQTVIAELQQFLRGARAICIASWARFSLVRMAGGAALLAAACFLCLLASQWATSPSFHFRPLLLIPGAWGLGGAILYAGLLATTGLKLDPVVLGTMAATSSLLPFLWKAWAGWGSKRPIATLLPIPGPVLLLLLIRLAAFFSDSFVVAEARATPFLLGSLILLLVAQLHWEGQLLPPKLLTIPRLGSSSPTGPPRHSGAYALKLGVGLLLCTRLAGLFHRCPEETPACHSSPWLSPLASMVGGRAKNLWYGACVGALVTLLVAVRLWLGRYGNLKSPEPPVLFVRWGLPVMALGTAAYWALASGADEAPPRLRALVAGASVVLPRAVVALAASGLMLLLWRPVTVLVKAGASAPRTRIVLTPFSGPPTSQADLDYVVPQIYRHMQEEFRGRLERTKSQGPLTVAAYQLGSIYSAAMVTALTFLAFPLLLLHAERISLVFLLLFLQSFLLLHLLAAGIPITTPGPFTVPWQAVSAWALMATQTFYSTGHQPVFPAIHWHAAFVGFPEGHGSSTWLPALLVGANTFASHLLFSVGCPLLLLWPFLCESQGPRKRRQPPGSEAEARVRPEEEVEEPLMEMRLRDAPHHFNAALLQLGLKYLFVLGVQILACTLAASILRRHLMVWKVFAPKFIFEAIGFIVSSVGLLLGIALVMRVDGAVSSWFRKLVLAQQR; from the exons A TGGACAGTGGTGAATGGGACGTGCTGATTGCTCACTTCCTGGGTGTGGATCATTGTGGCCACAAGCATGGCCCTCACCACCCTGAAATGGCCAAGAAACTTAGCCAGATGGACCAGGTGATCCA GGGACTTGTGGACCGTTTGGAGAATGACACATTGCTGGTGGTGGCTGGGGACCACGGGATGACCATGAATGGAGACCATGGAGGGGACAGTGAGCTGGAAGTCTCAGCTGCACTCTTTCTATACAGTCCCACAGCCCTGTTTCCCAGCACCCCACCAGAG GAGCCAGAAGTGATTCCTCAAGTCAGCCTTGTGCCCACACTGGCCCTGCTACTAGGCCTGCCCATACCATTTGGAAACATTGGGGAGGTGATAGCTGAGCTGTTCTCAGCGGGCAAGGACTCCCAGCCCCACCTCTCTGCTCTAGCCCAAGCCTCAGCTCTCCATCTCAATGCCCAGCAG GTATCCCGATTTCTTCACACCTACTCAGCTGCTACTCAGGACCTCCAAGTTAAGGAGCTTCATCAGCTACAGAATCTCTTCTCCAAGGCCTCTGCTGACTACCAGTGGCTTCTTCAGAACTCCCAAGGGGCTGAGGCTGCATTGCAGACTGTGATTGCTGAGCTGCAGCAGTTCCTGCGGGGAGCTCGGGCTATATGCATTGCGTCTTGGGCCCGTTTCTCTCTGGTCCGCATGGCAGGGGGTGCTGCTCTCTTGGCTGCTGCCTGCTTTCTCTGTCTGCTCGCATCCCAGTGGGCAACATCCCCAAGCTTCCACTTTCGCCCTCTGCTGCTTAtacctggggcctggggcctgggtggaGCCATACTATATGCAGGACTCCTGGCAACTACTGGGCTGAAGCTGGATCCAGTGGTTCTAGGGACCATGGCTGCAACAAGCTCACTTCTCCCTTTTTTGTGGAAAGCTTGGGCTGGCTGGGGGTCTAAGAGGCCCATAGCAACTCTGCTTCCCATCCCTGGGCCTGTCCTTTTACTCCTGCTCATTCGCTTGGCTGCCTTCTTCTCTGATAGTTTTGTTGTAGCTGAGGCCAGGGCTACCCCCTTCCTTTTGGGCTCACTCATTTTGCTCCTGGTTGCCCAGCTTCACTGGGAGGGTCAGCTGCTGCCGCCTAAACTGCTCACAATACCCCGCCTTGGCTCTTCTTCCCCAACAGGCCCCCCacggcacagtggtgcatatgCCCTGAAGCTTGGAGTTGGGTTGCTTTTATGTACAAGGCTAGCTGGGCTTTTTCATCGCTGCCCTGAAGAGACACCTGCTTGCCACTCCTCTCCCTGGCTGAGTCCTCTGGCATCCATGGTGGGAGGTCGAGCCAAAAATTTGTGGTACGGAGCTTGTGTTGGGGCACTGGTGACCCTATTAGTTGCTGTGCGACTATGGCTTGGCCGCTATGGTAATCTCAAGAGCCCTGAGCCCCCTGTGCTCTTTGTGCGCTGGGGGCTGCCTGTAATGGCACTGGGCACTGCTGCCTACTGGGCATTGGCATCGGGGGCCGATGAAGCACCCCCGCGTCTCCGAGCCCTGGTTGCTGGGGCATCAGTTGTGCTTCCTCGGGCAGTGGTGGCGCTGGCTGCTTCAGGACTCATGCTGCTTCTCTGGAGGCCTGTGACAGTGCTGGTAAAGGCTGGGGCAAGTGCCCCAAGGACCAGGATTGTCCTCACTCCCTTCTCGGGGCCCCCTACTTCTCAAGCTGACTTGGATTATGTGGTCCCTCAAATTTACCGACACATGCAGGAGGAGTTCCGGGGCCGGCTAGAGAGGACCAAATCTCAGGGTCCCTTGACTGTGGCTGCCTATCAGTTGGGGAGCATCTACTCAGCTGCTATGGTCACGGCCCTCACCTTTTTGGCCTTTCCACTTCTGCTATTGCATGCAGAGCGCATCAGCCTTGTGTTCCTGCTTCTGTTTCTGCAGAGCTTCCTTCTCCTGCATCTGCTTGCTGCTGGGATACCCATCACCACCCCTG GTCCTTTTACTGTGCCATGGCAGGCAGTGTCAGCATGGGCCCTCATGGCCACACAGACCTTCTACTCTACAGGCCACCAGCCTGTCTTTCCAGCCATCCATTGGCATGCAGCTTTTGTGGGATTCCCAGAAGGTCATGGCTCCTCTACTTGGCTTCCTGCTTTGCTAGTAGGAGCCAACACCTTTGCCTCCCACCTCCTCTTTTCAG TAGGTTGCCCACTACTTCTGTTGTGGCCTTTCCTATGTGAGAGTCAAGGGCCAAGGAAGAGGCGGCAACCCCCAGGGAGTGAAGCTGAGGCCAGAGTCAGGcctgaggaggaggtggaggagccaCTGATGGAGATGAGGCTCCGGGATGCACCTCACCACTTCAATGCAGCACTTCTGCAGCTGGGCCTCAAGTACCTCTTTGTCCTTGGTGTCCAG ATTCTGGCTTGTACCTTGGCTGCCTCCATCCTCCGCAGGCATCTCATGGTCTGGAAGGTGTTTGCCCCCAA GTTCATTTTTGAGGCCATAGGCTTCATCGTGAGCAGCGTGGGACTTCTCCTGGGCATAGCATTGGTGATGCGAGTGGATGGTGCTGTGAGCTCCTGGTTCAGAAAACTAGTTCTGGCTCAGCAGAGGTAG
- the Pigo gene encoding GPI ethanolamine phosphate transferase 3 isoform X1, with amino-acid sequence MQKISVLLFLAWVCFLFYAGIALFTSGFLLTRLELTNHSSCQEPPGPGFLPWGNQGKPGACWMASRFSRVVLVLIDALRFDFAQPQYSQVPGEPPVSLPFLGKLRSLQRILEIQPHHARLYRSQVDPPTTTMQRLKALTTGSLPTFIDAGNNFASHAIMEDNLIKQLTNAGRRVVFMGDDTWKDLFPGAFSKAFFFSSFNVRDLHTVDNGILEHLYPTMDSGEWDVLIAHFLGVDHCGHKHGPHHPEMAKKLSQMDQVIQGLVDRLENDTLLVVAGDHGMTMNGDHGGDSELEVSAALFLYSPTALFPSTPPEEPEVIPQVSLVPTLALLLGLPIPFGNIGEVIAELFSAGKDSQPHLSALAQASALHLNAQQVSRFLHTYSAATQDLQVKELHQLQNLFSKASADYQWLLQNSQGAEAALQTVIAELQQFLRGARAICIASWARFSLVRMAGGAALLAAACFLCLLASQWATSPSFHFRPLLLIPGAWGLGGAILYAGLLATTGLKLDPVVLGTMAATSSLLPFLWKAWAGWGSKRPIATLLPIPGPVLLLLLIRLAAFFSDSFVVAEARATPFLLGSLILLLVAQLHWEGQLLPPKLLTIPRLGSSSPTGPPRHSGAYALKLGVGLLLCTRLAGLFHRCPEETPACHSSPWLSPLASMVGGRAKNLWYGACVGALVTLLVAVRLWLGRYGNLKSPEPPVLFVRWGLPVMALGTAAYWALASGADEAPPRLRALVAGASVVLPRAVVALAASGLMLLLWRPVTVLVKAGASAPRTRIVLTPFSGPPTSQADLDYVVPQIYRHMQEEFRGRLERTKSQGPLTVAAYQLGSIYSAAMVTALTFLAFPLLLLHAERISLVFLLLFLQSFLLLHLLAAGIPITTPGPFTVPWQAVSAWALMATQTFYSTGHQPVFPAIHWHAAFVGFPEGHGSSTWLPALLVGANTFASHLLFSVGCPLLLLWPFLCESQGPRKRRQPPGSEAEARVRPEEEVEEPLMEMRLRDAPHHFNAALLQLGLKYLFVLGVQILACTLAASILRRHLMVWKVFAPKFIFEAIGFIVSSVGLLLGIALVMRVDGAVSSWFRKLVLAQQR; translated from the exons ATGCAGAAGATCTCCGTGTTGCTCTTCCTGGCCTGGGTCTGCTTCCTCTTCTATGCTGGCATTGCCCTCTTCACCAGTGGCTTCCTTCTCACCCGTTTGGAGCTCACTAACCATAGCAGCTGCCAGGAGCCCCCAGGTCCTGGGTTCCTGCCGTGGGGAAACCAAGGGAAGCCTGGGGCCTGCTGGATGGCTTCCCGGTTCTCCCGGGTTGTGTTGGTGCTGATAGATGCCCTGCGATTTGACTTTGCCCAGCCCCAGTACTCACAAGTGCCTGGGGAGCCTCCTGTCTCACTGCCCTTCCTGGGCAAACTACGCTCCTTGCAAAGGATCCTGGAGATTCAGCCCCACCATGCCCGACTCTACCGATCTCAGGTTGATCCTCCTACGACCACCATGCAGCGCCTCAAGGCCCTCACCACCGGCTCATTACCTACTTTTATTGATGCTGGCAATAACTTTGCCAGTCATGCCATAATGGAAGACAATCTTATTAAACAACTCACCAATGCAG GAAGGCGTGTAGTCTTCATGGGAGATGATACCTGGAAAGATCTTTTCCCTGGAGCTTTTTCAAaagctttcttcttctcttccttcaatGTCAGAGACCTACACACAGTGGACAATGGCATCTTGGAACACCTGTATCCCACCA TGGACAGTGGTGAATGGGACGTGCTGATTGCTCACTTCCTGGGTGTGGATCATTGTGGCCACAAGCATGGCCCTCACCACCCTGAAATGGCCAAGAAACTTAGCCAGATGGACCAGGTGATCCA GGGACTTGTGGACCGTTTGGAGAATGACACATTGCTGGTGGTGGCTGGGGACCACGGGATGACCATGAATGGAGACCATGGAGGGGACAGTGAGCTGGAAGTCTCAGCTGCACTCTTTCTATACAGTCCCACAGCCCTGTTTCCCAGCACCCCACCAGAG GAGCCAGAAGTGATTCCTCAAGTCAGCCTTGTGCCCACACTGGCCCTGCTACTAGGCCTGCCCATACCATTTGGAAACATTGGGGAGGTGATAGCTGAGCTGTTCTCAGCGGGCAAGGACTCCCAGCCCCACCTCTCTGCTCTAGCCCAAGCCTCAGCTCTCCATCTCAATGCCCAGCAG GTATCCCGATTTCTTCACACCTACTCAGCTGCTACTCAGGACCTCCAAGTTAAGGAGCTTCATCAGCTACAGAATCTCTTCTCCAAGGCCTCTGCTGACTACCAGTGGCTTCTTCAGAACTCCCAAGGGGCTGAGGCTGCATTGCAGACTGTGATTGCTGAGCTGCAGCAGTTCCTGCGGGGAGCTCGGGCTATATGCATTGCGTCTTGGGCCCGTTTCTCTCTGGTCCGCATGGCAGGGGGTGCTGCTCTCTTGGCTGCTGCCTGCTTTCTCTGTCTGCTCGCATCCCAGTGGGCAACATCCCCAAGCTTCCACTTTCGCCCTCTGCTGCTTAtacctggggcctggggcctgggtggaGCCATACTATATGCAGGACTCCTGGCAACTACTGGGCTGAAGCTGGATCCAGTGGTTCTAGGGACCATGGCTGCAACAAGCTCACTTCTCCCTTTTTTGTGGAAAGCTTGGGCTGGCTGGGGGTCTAAGAGGCCCATAGCAACTCTGCTTCCCATCCCTGGGCCTGTCCTTTTACTCCTGCTCATTCGCTTGGCTGCCTTCTTCTCTGATAGTTTTGTTGTAGCTGAGGCCAGGGCTACCCCCTTCCTTTTGGGCTCACTCATTTTGCTCCTGGTTGCCCAGCTTCACTGGGAGGGTCAGCTGCTGCCGCCTAAACTGCTCACAATACCCCGCCTTGGCTCTTCTTCCCCAACAGGCCCCCCacggcacagtggtgcatatgCCCTGAAGCTTGGAGTTGGGTTGCTTTTATGTACAAGGCTAGCTGGGCTTTTTCATCGCTGCCCTGAAGAGACACCTGCTTGCCACTCCTCTCCCTGGCTGAGTCCTCTGGCATCCATGGTGGGAGGTCGAGCCAAAAATTTGTGGTACGGAGCTTGTGTTGGGGCACTGGTGACCCTATTAGTTGCTGTGCGACTATGGCTTGGCCGCTATGGTAATCTCAAGAGCCCTGAGCCCCCTGTGCTCTTTGTGCGCTGGGGGCTGCCTGTAATGGCACTGGGCACTGCTGCCTACTGGGCATTGGCATCGGGGGCCGATGAAGCACCCCCGCGTCTCCGAGCCCTGGTTGCTGGGGCATCAGTTGTGCTTCCTCGGGCAGTGGTGGCGCTGGCTGCTTCAGGACTCATGCTGCTTCTCTGGAGGCCTGTGACAGTGCTGGTAAAGGCTGGGGCAAGTGCCCCAAGGACCAGGATTGTCCTCACTCCCTTCTCGGGGCCCCCTACTTCTCAAGCTGACTTGGATTATGTGGTCCCTCAAATTTACCGACACATGCAGGAGGAGTTCCGGGGCCGGCTAGAGAGGACCAAATCTCAGGGTCCCTTGACTGTGGCTGCCTATCAGTTGGGGAGCATCTACTCAGCTGCTATGGTCACGGCCCTCACCTTTTTGGCCTTTCCACTTCTGCTATTGCATGCAGAGCGCATCAGCCTTGTGTTCCTGCTTCTGTTTCTGCAGAGCTTCCTTCTCCTGCATCTGCTTGCTGCTGGGATACCCATCACCACCCCTG GTCCTTTTACTGTGCCATGGCAGGCAGTGTCAGCATGGGCCCTCATGGCCACACAGACCTTCTACTCTACAGGCCACCAGCCTGTCTTTCCAGCCATCCATTGGCATGCAGCTTTTGTGGGATTCCCAGAAGGTCATGGCTCCTCTACTTGGCTTCCTGCTTTGCTAGTAGGAGCCAACACCTTTGCCTCCCACCTCCTCTTTTCAG TAGGTTGCCCACTACTTCTGTTGTGGCCTTTCCTATGTGAGAGTCAAGGGCCAAGGAAGAGGCGGCAACCCCCAGGGAGTGAAGCTGAGGCCAGAGTCAGGcctgaggaggaggtggaggagccaCTGATGGAGATGAGGCTCCGGGATGCACCTCACCACTTCAATGCAGCACTTCTGCAGCTGGGCCTCAAGTACCTCTTTGTCCTTGGTGTCCAG ATTCTGGCTTGTACCTTGGCTGCCTCCATCCTCCGCAGGCATCTCATGGTCTGGAAGGTGTTTGCCCCCAA GTTCATTTTTGAGGCCATAGGCTTCATCGTGAGCAGCGTGGGACTTCTCCTGGGCATAGCATTGGTGATGCGAGTGGATGGTGCTGTGAGCTCCTGGTTCAGAAAACTAGTTCTGGCTCAGCAGAGGTAG